A stretch of Triticum aestivum cultivar Chinese Spring chromosome 1D, IWGSC CS RefSeq v2.1, whole genome shotgun sequence DNA encodes these proteins:
- the LOC123183447 gene encoding interleukin-1 receptor-associated kinase 1-like yields MAAYVYVYRGVHEYGKKIAVKMFHDDTPTHADGGHEQFQKVFCNLKRLRHQNIVRLLGYCYETQQKHMEYEGRKIFCEKTQRALSSEYMHNGDLDKYLLSDKYKGDTWQTCYGMIKGICKGLKYLHEDLESPIYHLDLKPSNVLLDEKLVPKLADYGLSRLSGDEQTQIMKCFMGTIGHVPPEYIDENVISNKFDIFSLGAIIIKILAGPMSYSKRAEMSTQQFVELVHGNWRDKLHATSTYALEVYSEQVRSCIEIALSCVDADQCKRPSIGEIIDKLIQMETRIHKMTQSPGTSMDQMGSCLLDASEKRGRELLGVHPLQLRFPFEPNKLIPYQLNLTNNSDEYVDFRCVPKKPKSFLNGLSRLHGSMPPNTSCIYVVTMEKHQQPPANMDTLDVILESWVGHRYTCGWGMDDYFSTGPKEDLSGCPVQKVTLKAVCEPAGKMMASEERVMSLRPVKEPAPCAGDHWMLSAKFIAREEWFVAGDIHVLSSAMMDEITQFKAHTGWVESLAIHPSRPLVLSASNDSLIKLWNWETDWSCIQIFEAHSRNVQQIKFNPLEGNTFASASKDGTTKTKKCIQELEGLQRMSGVNVGVIDGMQGHPVLITSSDEYAISLRNYNTYG; encoded by the exons ATGGCTGCATATGTATATGTGTACCGT GGTGTACATGAATATGGGAAGAAGATTGCTGTCAAGATGTTCCACGACGACACGCCAACACATGCTGATGGTGGTCATGAGCAATTCCAGAAGGTGTTCTGCAACCTCAAGAGGCTCCGACACCAGAACATCGTGCGGTTGCTTGGGTACTGCTATGAAACGCAGCAAAAACACATGGAATATGAGGGGAGAAAGATTTTCTGTGAAAAGACACAAAGAGCGCTCAGTTCCGAGTATATGCACAACGGAGACCTTGACAAGTATCTTCTTTCTG ATAAATACAAAGGAGATACTTGGCAGACATGCTACGGAATGATTAAGGGGATTTGCAAGGGTTTGAAATACCTTCACGAGGACTTGGAATCTCCTATTTATCATTTGGATCTAAAGCCATCCAATGTGTTGCTGGATGAGAAGCTTGTGCCGAAGCTCGCGGATTACGGCTTGTCAAGGCTATCTGGAGATGAGCAGACACAAATCATGAAATGTTTCATGGGAACAAT TGGGCACGTGCCACCAGAATACATAGATGAGAATGTAATCTCAAATAAATTCGACATATTCAGCTTGGGGGCTATCATCATAAAGATACTTGCAGGACCGATGAGTTACTCAAAACGTGCCGAGATGTCCACCCAGCAATTCGTTGAGCTT GTACATGGAAATTGGAGGGATAAGCTCCACGCTACATCAACATATGCATTGGAGGTATATTCTGAGCAAGTAAGGAGCTGCATAGAAATAGCTTTAAGTTGTGTAGACGCCGACCAATGCAAAAGGCCGAGCATTGGAGAAATCATTGATAAGTTAATTCAGATGGAGACTAGGATTCACAAAATGACCCAATCTCCAGGAACATCAATGGATCAG ATGGGCTCCTGCTTGCTGGATGCATCTGAAAAGAGAGGAAGAGAGTTGTTAGGTGTCCATCCCCTCCAGCTCCGGTTCCCCTTTGAACCGAATAAGTTGATCCCCTACCAACTTAATCTAACGAACAACTCAGATGAGTATGTCGACTTTAGGTGTGTCccaaaaaaacccaagagtttcTTGAATGGACTGTCGCGGCTCCATGGAAGCATGCCGCCAAACACCAGTTGCATATACGTTGTAACGATGGAAAAGCACCAGCAACCACCTGCAAACATGGACACTCTTGATGTTATCCTAGAGAGCTGGGTAGGACATAGATACACGTGTGGGTGGGGCATGGATGACTACTTCTCTACGGGGCCCAAAGAGGATCTGAGCGGCTGTCCGGTGCAAAAGGTAACACTGAAGGCTGTTTGTGAGCCAGCAGGCAAGATGATGGCATCTGAG GAGAGGGTGATGTCGCTGAGACCTGTAAAGGAGCCAGCACCATGTGCTGGAGACCATTGGATGCTTTCTGCTAAATTCATCGCGCGGGAGGAATGGTTCGTGGCCGGCGACATCCACGTGCTCTCATCTGCGATGATGGATGAGATCACGCAGTTCAAAGCTCACACGGGCTGGGTCGAATCGCTGGCCATTCACCCGAGTCGCCCGCTTGTGCTGTCGGCATCCAACGACAGCTTAATCAAGCTATGGAACTGGGAGACTGACTGGTCATGCATTCAGATATTCGAAGCGCACTCACGCAATGTGCAGCAAATCAAGTTTAACCCGCTGGAAGGCAACACTTTCGCAAGTGCTTCAAAAGATGGCACAACAAAG ACAAAGAAATGTATCCAAGAACTCGAGGGACTCCAACGTATGTCTGGCGTCAATGTTGGTGTGATCGATGGCATGCAAGGGCATCCTGTTCTAATAACATCTTCAGATGAATATGCTATTTCTTTGCGCAACTACAACACCTATGGGTAA